Proteins co-encoded in one Brassica rapa cultivar Chiifu-401-42 chromosome A02, CAAS_Brap_v3.01, whole genome shotgun sequence genomic window:
- the LOC103854153 gene encoding SNF1-related protein kinase catalytic subunit alpha KIN11, whose amino-acid sequence MDHSSNRFGGNGVESILANYKLGKTLGIGSFGKVKIAEHVVTGHKVAIKILNRRKIKNMDMEEKVRREIKILRLFMHHHIIRQYEVIETLSDIYVVMEYVKSGELFDYIVEKGRLQEEEARNFFQQIISGVEYCHRNMVVHRDLKPENLLLDSRCNIKIADFGLSNVMRDGHFLKTSCGSPNYAAPEVISGKLYAGPEVDVWSCGVILYALLCGTLPFDDENIPNLFKKIKGGIYTLPSHLSPDARDLIPRMLVVDPVKRITIPEIRQHRWFQTHLPRYLAVAPPDTVEQAKKINEEIVQEVVNMGFDRNQVMESLSNRVQNDATVTYYLLLDNRFRVPSGYLESEFQETTDSGSNPMRSAEAAASPVGHWVPSPMDQYGLGGRSQVPSDCKWALGLQSQAHPREIMNEVLKALQELNVCWKKIGHYNMKCRWVPCFADGLNTRDNNQLHFGDDSSIIEDDCAMTSPTVIKFELQLYKAREEKYLLDIQRVNGPQFLFLGLCAAFLTKLRVI is encoded by the exons ATGGATCATTCATCAAATAGATTTGGTGGCAATGGAGTTGAATCCATTCTAGCAAACTACAAGCTTGGTAAAACCCTTGGCATCGGATCTTTCGGCAAAGTTAAAATAGCTGAGCACGTCGTCACTGGCCACAAGGTTGCTATCAAGATCCTCAATCGCCGCAAGATCAAGAACATGGACATGGAAGAGAaag TGAGGAGGGAGATAAAAATTCTGAGATTGTTTATGCATCATCATATCATTCGGCAGTATGAAGTCATAGAGACCCTAAGTGACATTTACGTTGTTATGGAGTATGTCAAGTCCGGAGAGCTCTTTGATTACATTGTAGAGAAAGGCAGGTTACAAGAGGAGGAGGCTCGTAACTTTTTCCAGCAG ATAATATCTGGTGTGGAGTATTGCCATCGCAATATGGTTGTCCATAGAGACCTCAAGCCTGAGAATTTGCTGTTGGACTCGAGGTGCAATATCAAGATTGCAGATTTTGGACTGAGTAATGTCATGAGAGATGGTCATTTTCTGAAAACGAGCTGTGGAAGCCCCAACTACGCTGCTCCTGAG GTTATATCAGGAAAATTATACGCTGGACCTGAAGTAGATGTATGGAGTTGCGGAGTGATATTGTATGCTCTACTCTGTGGTACTCTTCCATTTGATGATGAAAACATTCCCAACCTTTTCAAGAAGATTAAG GGTGGTATTTACACTCTTCCAAGTCATTTATCACCTGATGCTAGAGACCTGATCCCAAGGATGCTTGTAGTTGACCCAGTGAAACGAATCACCATTCCTGAGATCCGTCAACACCGTTGGTTCCAGACTCATCTTCCTCGTTACCTTGCTGTTGCTCCACCAGACACTGTAGAGCAGGCCAAAAAG ATCAACGAGGAGATAGTTCAAGAAGTGGTTAACATGGGATTTGACAGAAACCAGGTTATGGAATCTCTTAGCAACAGAGTACAAAACGAT GCTACTGTTACGTACTACTTGTTACTGGACAACCGGTTCCGTGTTCCAAGTGGCTATCTTGAATCCGAGTTTCAAGAGACAACA GACAGTGGTTCCAATCCTATGCGCTCAGCTGAAGCGGCTGCTTCACCTGTAGGCCACTGGGTTCCTTCACCTATGGATCAGTACGGATTGGGAGGAAGATCACAAGTCCCAAGTGACTGTAAATGGGCTCTTGGACTTCAG TCCCAAGCGCATCCTCGTGAGATCATGAACGAAGTACTGAAAGCTCTTCAAGAACTCAATGTGTGTTGGAAGAAGATTGGTCACTACAACATGAAATGCCGATGGGTTCCTTGTTTTGCTGATGGTCTGAATACTAGGGACAACAATCAGCTGCACTTTGGAGATGATTCCAGCATCATTGAAGATGACTGTGCCATGACCTCACCCACCGTCATCAAATTTGAACTTCAG CTATACAAAGCTCGGGAAGAGAAGTACTTGCTGGATATACAGAGAGTTAACGGTCCTCAGTTTCTCTTCCTGGGTCTATGTGCAGCCTTTCTTACCAAGCTCCGTGTGATCTGA
- the LOC103854150 gene encoding transmembrane protein 230, with protein MASRRNVRYAQLPGDEDDEDYANGGVRRDFDPRFDYTPKAFDRVPWKSIALALFLLFLGCLLLLLTVFIFTGHMEGDSSQGYALLVLGILTFLPGFYETRIAYYSWRGAEGYRFAAIPSY; from the exons ATGGCGTCGAGGAGAAACGTACGGTACGCTCAGCTTCCAGGGGACGAAGACGATGAAGATTACGCAAACGGTGGCGTAAGGAGAGATTTCGATCCTCGATTCGATTATACGCCGAAAGCATTTGATAGAGTACCGTGGAAGTCTATAGCGTTAGCTTTGTTTCTTCTGTTTCTTGGTTGCTTGCTTCTCCTTTTGACGGTTTTCATATTCACTGGTCACATGGAAGGAGATAGCTCTCAGGGTTACGCGCTTCTTGTTCTTGGCATCCTTACTTTCCTCCCTG GGTTCTATGAGACTCGGATTGCTTACTACTCGTGGAGAGGAGCTGAAGGGTACCGTTTCGCAGCCATTCCCTCCTACTGA
- the LOC103854148 gene encoding chorismate mutase 1, chloroplastic, which yields MDMVMIKVGRYKSPDEHPFFPDDLPEPMLPPLQYPKVLHCAADSININNKIWNMYFRDLVPRLVKKGDDGNYGSTAVCDAICLQSLSKRIHYGKFVAEAKFQASPEAYDLPSKHKYCPLLKV from the exons ATGGACATGGTGATGATTAAGGTAGGTAGGTATAAGAGCCCTGATGAACATCCTTTCTTCCCTGACGATTTGCCAGAGCCTATGTTGCCTCCTCTCCAGTACCCTAAG GTTTTGCATTGTGCTGCTGATTCGATCAACATAAACAATAAGATATGGAACATGTACTTCAGAGACCTTGTGCCAAGACTAGTGAAGAAAGGTGATGATGGTAACTACGGATCAACAGCTGTCTGTGATGCTATCTGCCTTCAG TCTCTTTCAAAGAGGATCCATTACGGTAAATTTGTTGCTGAGGCCAAGTTCCAAGCATCACCTGAGGCATACGATCTGCCATCAAAGCACAAGTACTGTCCACTTCTCAAAGTTTAA